A single region of the Streptococcus sanguinis genome encodes:
- a CDS encoding NUDIX hydrolase, translating to MTNPTFGEKEANVEYVTRYGVYAVIPDEKKEKIILVQAPNGAWFLPGGEIEEGENHQTALERELMEELGFTAQLGRYLGQADEYFYSRHRDTHFYNPAYLYEVTSFQEVQKPLEDFNQLAWFPVEEAIETLKRGSHKWGIQAWKNTLKA from the coding sequence ATGACAAATCCAACCTTTGGTGAAAAGGAAGCAAATGTAGAATATGTGACCCGCTACGGAGTCTATGCCGTTATCCCAGACGAAAAGAAAGAAAAGATTATTTTGGTTCAGGCACCTAACGGGGCTTGGTTTCTGCCCGGTGGAGAGATTGAAGAGGGGGAAAACCATCAGACTGCGCTTGAACGCGAGCTGATGGAAGAACTTGGATTCACGGCCCAGCTTGGACGCTATCTTGGACAAGCTGATGAATATTTTTACTCCCGCCATCGCGACACCCATTTCTACAACCCGGCCTACCTGTATGAGGTCACCTCTTTCCAAGAAGTCCAAAAACCGCTGGAAGATTTCAACCAGCTTGCCTGGTTCCCAGTCGAAGAAGCTATTGAAACACTAAAACGCGGCAGCCATAAATGGGGTATCCAAGCCTGGAAAAATACACTTAAAGCTTAA
- a CDS encoding GNAT family N-acetyltransferase, with amino-acid sequence MWSRKKLTELTPIEFYQILKLRIDTFVVEQERIYHELDEKDLEAVHVYHASERGEIDAYARVFEEGEHLVFGRVVTAQSARGQGLGGQLIREILQLCAEKWPGKEIEIEAQVQVAALYEKYGFKSVGQPFIFESTPHITMIYKQ; translated from the coding sequence ATGTGGTCTAGGAAAAAATTAACAGAGTTGACCCCGATAGAATTTTATCAAATCTTAAAATTGCGCATTGACACCTTTGTGGTGGAGCAGGAGCGCATTTATCATGAGCTGGATGAGAAGGACCTAGAAGCAGTGCATGTTTACCATGCTAGTGAACGAGGGGAAATTGATGCTTATGCCCGTGTCTTTGAAGAGGGAGAGCATTTAGTCTTTGGTCGAGTAGTCACAGCTCAGTCAGCACGAGGACAGGGTTTAGGAGGACAGCTTATCAGAGAAATCTTGCAATTATGTGCTGAGAAATGGCCAGGAAAGGAAATTGAAATAGAGGCTCAGGTTCAGGTGGCTGCTCTCTATGAAAAGTATGGCTTCAAATCAGTTGGCCAACCCTTTATTTTTGAATCGACACCTCACATTACCATGATCTATAAACAATAA
- a CDS encoding MarR family winged helix-turn-helix transcriptional regulator, with product MYNKCKCNYQGVPMDYRQLFRQMGYISRQAMMKMNQKASNYGLDNNLFLLLIRIVENEGLSQSQLAELVQIDKTTLSRSIGKLEDRGLIIKKTKAQNKKFKELYPSSQALKLYDQLIGFENTYASQALQQLTSSELFQLQNILAKISTPKL from the coding sequence ATGTATAATAAGTGCAAATGCAACTATCAAGGAGTTCCTATGGATTACCGTCAACTTTTCCGGCAAATGGGCTATATTTCTAGACAAGCCATGATGAAAATGAATCAGAAAGCCAGTAACTACGGCCTAGACAATAATTTATTTCTACTGCTCATTCGTATCGTCGAAAATGAAGGTCTCAGCCAGTCACAACTGGCAGAACTGGTGCAGATTGACAAGACTACTCTCAGCCGTTCTATAGGAAAGCTGGAAGATAGAGGCTTGATTATCAAAAAGACCAAAGCTCAAAATAAGAAGTTCAAAGAGCTCTATCCTAGCAGTCAGGCTCTCAAACTCTATGACCAGCTGATTGGCTTTGAAAATACCTACGCCAGTCAGGCTCTGCAGCAACTGACTTCCTCTGAGCTCTTTCAGCTCCAAAACATTTTGGCTAAAATAAGCACTCCTAAGTTATAA
- a CDS encoding GyrI-like domain-containing protein: MKYEWRKANREIYQINSKPCLIDVPAQSFIMIDGKGDPNAADFSERVGALYSLAYAIKMNYKKTAAEQEFTDFTVYPLEGLWQQEQAGELIKEELIYTIMIGQPDFITGEMVKKALEQIRVKKPNPLYDEIRFEEMTEGECVAMLHLGPFDEEPQSFAKMDAFCQSHQLTRISNTHREIYLNNLNRTEPSKLKTILRYKVQKDK; encoded by the coding sequence ATGAAGTATGAATGGAGAAAAGCCAATCGAGAAATATATCAAATCAATTCTAAACCCTGTCTTATAGATGTTCCTGCCCAGTCTTTTATCATGATTGACGGCAAGGGCGATCCTAATGCTGCTGACTTTTCGGAACGAGTTGGTGCTCTGTACAGTTTAGCCTATGCTATCAAGATGAACTACAAAAAGACAGCAGCCGAGCAAGAATTTACTGATTTTACAGTCTATCCCTTGGAAGGACTTTGGCAGCAAGAGCAAGCAGGAGAACTCATTAAAGAAGAATTGATTTATACTATTATGATTGGCCAGCCGGACTTTATCACTGGAGAGATGGTGAAAAAGGCTCTGGAGCAGATCCGTGTCAAAAAGCCTAATCCTCTCTATGACGAGATTCGTTTTGAAGAAATGACGGAAGGAGAGTGTGTCGCCATGCTGCATCTGGGTCCTTTTGACGAAGAACCTCAATCTTTCGCTAAAATGGATGCCTTTTGCCAGAGTCACCAGCTGACACGGATTTCAAATACTCATAGGGAAATCTATCTCAATAATCTGAATCGGACAGAACCTAGCAAGCTGAAAACAATTCTGCGCTACAAGGTTCAGAAGGATAAATAA
- a CDS encoding helix-turn-helix transcriptional regulator has translation MTESRLFKILYLLLEQGRTTAPELASLFEVSIRTIYRDVDKLSLAGIPIYCSPGKGGGIFLMKDFVLDKALFSESERDELLAALQGFQILTDSEQVETLSKLQSLFQVQATSWLEVDFTDWRKKADQKELFDTIKQAILQRRILSFSYLNGRGEREQRKIEALKLVFKSQNWYVAGFCRLRQAPRFFKLSRMRDCQMLEERFKQRVLDEKFSPEEWLGDTVKVLLKFDRKYAFRVYEEFSEAELEETDGSLYVQTHLPNHDSLYTYLLSFLDGVEIMEPPRLREEFKEKLKAIADIYKS, from the coding sequence ATGACAGAAAGCAGACTTTTTAAAATCTTATATCTTCTTTTAGAGCAAGGTCGCACAACAGCTCCCGAATTGGCCTCACTATTTGAAGTATCTATTCGGACCATCTATCGAGATGTGGACAAGCTGAGTTTGGCAGGAATCCCTATCTATTGCAGCCCAGGAAAGGGCGGGGGTATTTTTCTGATGAAGGATTTTGTCTTAGACAAGGCCTTGTTTTCAGAGTCTGAGAGGGATGAGCTATTAGCTGCTCTTCAAGGCTTCCAGATTTTAACAGATAGCGAGCAAGTAGAGACCCTGTCTAAGCTACAGTCCTTGTTTCAAGTTCAGGCAACTTCCTGGCTAGAGGTGGATTTCACTGACTGGCGCAAAAAAGCAGATCAGAAAGAACTGTTTGATACTATTAAGCAGGCAATCTTGCAAAGAAGAATCTTGTCTTTTTCTTATTTGAATGGGCGTGGAGAAAGAGAGCAGCGCAAGATAGAAGCGCTGAAGTTAGTATTTAAAAGCCAAAACTGGTATGTTGCTGGCTTTTGTCGCTTAAGACAAGCTCCGCGCTTTTTTAAACTCAGCAGAATGAGAGACTGTCAGATGTTAGAGGAACGATTTAAGCAGAGAGTCTTGGATGAGAAATTTAGCCCCGAGGAGTGGCTAGGAGATACTGTAAAAGTCCTCTTGAAATTTGACCGGAAGTATGCCTTTCGGGTGTACGAGGAGTTTTCAGAAGCAGAGCTAGAGGAGACTGATGGGAGCCTTTATGTCCAAACGCATTTGCCGAATCACGATAGTCTTTATACCTACTTGCTATCCTTTTTGGATGGAGTTGAAATCATGGAGCCACCTCGGTTACGGGAAGAATTCAAAGAAAAGTTAAAAGCTATTGCCGATATTTATAAAAGCTGA
- a CDS encoding DUF1827 family protein, with product MKLINTTNSHADLVKSQLESTDAILVEVYSAGNSDVVFTQAPLHYEILISNMHRAVREQEIEKIREFFLKRKIDANTIDRAAIRTIYANNLIEISIPVKQ from the coding sequence ATGAAGCTTATTAATACAACAAACAGTCATGCTGACCTTGTCAAAAGCCAATTGGAAAGCACCGATGCGATATTAGTCGAAGTTTATTCTGCTGGAAACAGCGATGTTGTTTTTACACAAGCTCCTCTTCACTATGAAATTTTGATTTCAAACATGCACCGTGCTGTACGCGAACAGGAAATCGAAAAAATCAGAGAATTTTTCTTGAAGAGAAAAATTGATGCAAATACTATTGATAGAGCTGCTATCCGCACGATTTACGCTAATAATCTAATCGAAATTTCCATTCCTGTGAAACAGTAA